A genomic segment from Thermostichus lividus PCC 6715 encodes:
- a CDS encoding NAD+ synthase: protein MAVHLWMAQLNPIVGDLSGNARAIAQGVKALHHRQPVDVVITSELALCGYPPKDLLLNRYFIDNIQKELDALAQALPPNVAVLVGTVLPNPAASRNGEKPLYNGAALLQGGTVQRVFAKQLLPTYDVFDESRYFAPGDTNNLWRLQTSSDCLTIGVTICEDLWNNEAFWGERHYQKNPVAELAAQGAELIVNLSASPYCVAKPKLRQALIEHTVQQYGCPLIYVNQVGGNDDLIFDGTSLAVSRTGAVVSQAHSFQEDWLPVVWDNGDLQPTTVAPRPATEAAEIWQALVLGVRDYARKCSFERVVIGLSGGIDSALVAAIATAAVGHENVLGVLMPSPYSSVHSITDAKDLALNLGIQTAQLPIAPLMETYHHVLTPLFAQTTPGVAEENIQARIRGTLLMAIANKFGHLLISTGNKSELAVGYCTLYGDMSGGLAAIADVPKTRVYELCHWLNQQASQGTPIPELTPRGNGVIPVAILTKAPSAELKPNQTDQDTLPPYDVLDGILALMIDRHYSDSDIADQGYDLALVQRVRQMVQRAEFKRQQAAPGLKITDRAFGSGWRMPIAARW, encoded by the coding sequence ATGGCAGTGCATCTGTGGATGGCCCAGCTTAACCCCATCGTTGGCGACCTCAGCGGGAATGCTCGGGCGATCGCCCAAGGGGTAAAAGCACTGCATCATCGCCAGCCGGTGGACGTGGTCATTACCTCAGAGCTAGCACTGTGTGGTTACCCGCCCAAGGATCTCTTACTAAACCGCTATTTCATTGACAATATCCAAAAAGAGCTAGACGCACTGGCCCAAGCCTTGCCCCCCAACGTAGCGGTGCTCGTGGGAACCGTACTGCCCAATCCGGCAGCCAGCCGTAACGGCGAAAAGCCGCTATACAATGGTGCGGCGCTGTTGCAGGGGGGAACGGTACAGCGAGTCTTTGCCAAGCAACTGCTGCCCACCTACGATGTATTTGATGAAAGCCGCTATTTTGCCCCCGGCGATACCAATAATCTATGGCGGTTGCAAACCAGTAGCGACTGCCTCACCATTGGTGTCACCATCTGTGAAGACCTTTGGAATAACGAAGCCTTTTGGGGAGAGCGGCACTACCAGAAAAATCCGGTCGCAGAGTTGGCGGCCCAAGGAGCAGAGTTGATTGTCAACCTGTCTGCCTCTCCCTACTGTGTGGCTAAACCCAAGTTGCGGCAGGCCTTAATTGAGCATACGGTCCAGCAGTACGGCTGTCCCCTGATATATGTAAACCAAGTAGGGGGAAATGATGATCTGATTTTTGATGGCACCAGCCTTGCGGTGAGCCGTACGGGGGCAGTGGTGAGCCAAGCCCATAGTTTTCAAGAGGATTGGTTGCCGGTGGTGTGGGACAACGGAGATTTACAACCCACCACGGTTGCCCCGCGGCCAGCCACAGAAGCCGCAGAAATTTGGCAAGCCTTAGTCCTAGGTGTCAGGGACTATGCCCGCAAGTGTAGCTTTGAGCGGGTGGTGATTGGCCTCAGTGGCGGTATTGACTCTGCCTTGGTGGCGGCGATCGCCACGGCAGCAGTGGGTCACGAGAACGTTTTAGGGGTGTTGATGCCCTCTCCTTACAGTTCTGTACACTCCATTACCGATGCCAAGGATCTGGCGCTCAACTTGGGGATCCAGACCGCACAGTTACCCATTGCCCCCCTGATGGAAACCTATCACCACGTCCTAACACCCCTGTTTGCCCAGACCACTCCGGGGGTGGCCGAGGAAAATATCCAAGCCCGCATCCGCGGTACCCTGCTGATGGCGATCGCCAACAAATTTGGCCACCTCCTCATTTCTACAGGGAATAAGTCCGAATTGGCGGTGGGCTACTGCACCCTTTACGGGGACATGAGTGGCGGCCTGGCGGCCATTGCCGATGTCCCCAAAACCCGTGTTTATGAACTTTGCCACTGGCTCAACCAGCAGGCGAGCCAAGGGACACCGATTCCCGAACTCACCCCTCGGGGCAATGGGGTCATTCCCGTCGCCATTCTGACGAAGGCTCCTAGCGCCGAACTCAAGCCCAATCAAACCGATCAAGATACGCTGCCCCCCTACGATGTGCTAGATGGCATCCTCGCGCTGATGATCGATCGCCACTACTCAGACAGCGACATTGCTGACCAAGGCTATGACCTTGCTCTTGTGCAGCGGGTGCGGCAGATGGTGCAGCGGGCTGAATTTAAGCGGCAACAGGCAGCTCCGGGTCTAAAAATTACCGATCGCGCCTTTGGTTCAGGCTGGCGGATGCCCATTGCTGCGCGTTGGTAA
- a CDS encoding NAD-dependent malic enzyme, whose protein sequence is MADLTPNPSFSLTLRLEIPQQPGMLASVLQVIGQEKGHVGQISLIQHTRSALVRDITVAAASTEHAAAIVNAVKQETAAKVLDVFDRTFRLHEGGKITVTSKLPLHDQDDLAMAYTPGVGRISRAIAEEPALVHRLTIKNHTVAIVTDGSAVLGLGNIGPEAALPVMEGKAMLFQEFASLDAFPICLATQDVDEIVATVKRIAPVFGGVNLEDISAPRCFEIEQRLQAELDIPVFHDDQHGTAIVTLAALNNALKVVKKSLADVRIVINGAGAAGIAIARLLKKAGATTILLCDSQGIVSHDRPHLSGAKQEFAVATTGTLADALQGADVFLGVSVPGVVTLDMIQSMAKDAIVFAMANPIPEIQPELIYNHVAVVATGRSDYPNQINNVLAFPGVFKGALACRAAAMTTTMYLEAAQAIAALISPNELQPDYIIPSVFDRRVANVVATAVEQCARSQGLARC, encoded by the coding sequence ATGGCTGACCTGACCCCGAATCCTAGTTTTAGCCTCACCTTACGCCTTGAAATTCCCCAACAACCCGGTATGTTGGCGAGTGTCTTGCAAGTCATTGGTCAAGAAAAGGGACATGTAGGGCAAATTAGCCTGATTCAGCATACTCGCAGTGCGCTTGTCCGCGATATTACAGTAGCCGCCGCCAGTACTGAACATGCCGCCGCCATTGTGAATGCCGTCAAGCAAGAGACTGCAGCGAAGGTGTTGGACGTTTTTGACCGCACTTTCCGGCTCCATGAGGGGGGTAAAATTACCGTCACCAGCAAACTTCCCCTTCACGATCAAGATGATTTGGCCATGGCCTACACCCCCGGGGTAGGACGGATTTCGCGGGCGATCGCCGAAGAGCCAGCCCTTGTCCATCGCCTCACCATCAAGAACCATACCGTTGCCATTGTCACCGATGGCAGTGCCGTCTTAGGCTTGGGCAACATCGGTCCAGAGGCAGCACTGCCGGTGATGGAGGGCAAAGCGATGCTCTTCCAAGAGTTTGCCAGTCTGGATGCCTTTCCCATTTGTTTGGCGACCCAGGATGTTGATGAAATTGTAGCAACAGTCAAGCGCATTGCCCCCGTCTTTGGCGGTGTGAATCTTGAGGATATTAGTGCGCCGCGCTGCTTTGAAATTGAGCAACGGCTGCAGGCAGAGCTGGATATTCCCGTCTTCCACGATGACCAGCACGGTACCGCCATTGTCACCCTTGCGGCTCTCAACAATGCCCTTAAGGTGGTCAAAAAATCCTTGGCAGACGTGCGCATTGTCATCAATGGCGCCGGGGCTGCTGGCATTGCCATTGCGCGTCTTCTCAAAAAAGCAGGCGCGACAACCATTTTGTTGTGCGACTCCCAAGGAATTGTTTCCCACGATCGCCCCCACCTCAGCGGGGCAAAGCAGGAATTTGCAGTTGCAACAACAGGAACCTTGGCCGATGCCCTCCAAGGAGCAGACGTGTTCTTGGGGGTGAGTGTCCCGGGCGTAGTCACCCTAGACATGATTCAATCGATGGCCAAGGATGCCATTGTTTTTGCGATGGCCAACCCCATTCCAGAAATTCAACCAGAATTGATCTATAACCATGTGGCCGTTGTGGCCACAGGTCGGAGTGATTATCCCAATCAGATCAACAACGTACTGGCCTTTCCGGGGGTGTTTAAGGGCGCCCTTGCCTGTCGTGCCGCTGCTATGACAACAACAATGTACCTTGAAGCTGCTCAGGCGATC